CTATTTTGCAAGCTGCGGGGAATCGTTTCTTGTGCAACACAACCTTTCAAAAAGCGCCTCCAACTATCTTGCCAGGCAGCAGCTGGACTTGCTTTGCTCTGACCCGGGAATCAAAATCAGCGCAACACTTCCAGGCGACAATGCAAGGAATGTGTGCGAGGGCATGGCATACCTTGGCGCAAAGTGCGCCTTTGCAGGGGCAGTTGGGTTTGACAGGGAGGCCGAAATATTTTGCAAAAGCCTTGAAAAATCCGGAATCGCGAGTTTTGTCCGAAAGCTTCCTGGAAGCACGGGCCTTGCGCTCTCGCTTGTCACACCAGACAAGGCGCGCACCTTTGCAATCAACCTTGGCTCAACCGAGCAATTTGAAGAAATAAACGAATCCGAGATATCTAACTCAAAATTCCTGTTTCTCACATCAATATCTCTTCTGTCATCTGGAAAGCTAGGCCAGGCGTGCGGCAGGTGCATTGAGGCTGCAAAAAAGCACGGTGTCAAGGTTGCAATGTCGCTTGAAAGCTATCCCATGATAGAAAAAAATGCCGATACCATTGCAGCATGGCTTGAGGCCGGGCTGGTTGATGTGCTTTTTGGCAACGAGGAGGAATTTGGCGCACTTGGCATAGAGGATTTCAGCCACATGTCAAAAATATCCTACAAACTTGCACCTCTAATCGTTCTCAAGCGCGGTGAGAGTGGCGCGACTGTCTTTTCAAGCACAGGCAAGTCCCTTGACTCAAAAACAATATCAATTCCAATCGCCCCCCCATATGTAAAAGATGTTGTTGATACCACAGGAGCAGGCGACTATTTTGCGGCAGGCTTCTTGAGGGGCATGTGCAAGGGCAAAAAGCTTTCGCAGTGCGGCAAAATGGGGGCAGAGCTTGCAGGAAAAACCATCTCCCGTTTTGGGGCAACTTTGGGCAAGGCAGACGCTGTTGCCTGATTCGAAGGCATCCATATTTTGTGGTTAAATGAAACACGCTTCAAAAGCCCTTGTCTGCGCTGCGGCTTTTTCATTGGCTTCAGGCATTTTTGCCCCAAATGCTTTTTGCCACAAGCCGCTTGCAAAACATTTGCCCAATCAACGGGCTTCAAACAGGCCTAAACTTTTGCACGAGCAGCAAAAACGCAGTGTAGAGCCGGCGGTTTCTGACGCGCTTAAAAAACTTTCGGACTTCAATTATTTTGCAGCTATAGAGTCGCTTCAATCTGGAAAAACAGCAAGCGCACTGAGCCATCTTTCCCTTGCTATAGCCGCAAACCCCGGGAACCTGGCTGCAACCTATGAAAAGGCAAAGCTTCTTTACAGCAGCGACAAAGGTCAAATCCAGGAATCAATAAAACTTCTAAGCCGTTTAATCACACTTCTTGGCCAGAATCCGGATTCGGCTGCCACTGGCTTCAAAACATTATTCTCTGACAGGGCCATGGCAAAATCAGCCCTTGGGGACAAGCAAGGGGCCATCAAGGACCTAGAGCACCATCTTTCATTGCATCCG
The sequence above is drawn from the Candidatus Parvarchaeota archaeon genome and encodes:
- a CDS encoding adenosine kinase, whose product is YFASCGESFLVQHNLSKSASNYLARQQLDLLCSDPGIKISATLPGDNARNVCEGMAYLGAKCAFAGAVGFDREAEIFCKSLEKSGIASFVRKLPGSTGLALSLVTPDKARTFAINLGSTEQFEEINESEISNSKFLFLTSISLLSSGKLGQACGRCIEAAKKHGVKVAMSLESYPMIEKNADTIAAWLEAGLVDVLFGNEEEFGALGIEDFSHMSKISYKLAPLIVLKRGESGATVFSSTGKSLDSKTISIPIAPPYVKDVVDTTGAGDYFAAGFLRGMCKGKKLSQCGKMGAELAGKTISRFGATLGKADAVA